The Streptomyces sp. P9-A4 genome contains a region encoding:
- a CDS encoding NAD(P)/FAD-dependent oxidoreductase, with the protein MNGRTVAVVGAGVAGLTAAHVLSRAHSVVLYEADDRLGGHAHTHELPTAEGGTLHVDTGFIVHNERTYPHLLRLFRELGVTTQDSEMSMSVRCDGCGLEYAGARGVRGLLGGEGARRGRHLRMLADVPRFHRAARRLLSGDDTTSTLGDFLRAHRFSAHFAGHFAIPLVSAVWSCAPDTALRYPAAYLFRFLDHHGLLAVTGSPQWKTVTGGSAAYVERIAKGLVSVRTATPVRAVVRGADRATVVTADGEAAEHAAVVIAVHPDQALRLLADPTEQERRVLGAFTYSRNPTVLHRDTTLLPRSPHARASWNYWLPSCAARPESVQVSYDMNRLQRLPAHEPHIVTLNPGDRVDESTVLARMTYEHPVYTPESVAAQRLLPTLRTPVTAFAGAYHGWGFHEDGCRSGVEAARHLGVESP; encoded by the coding sequence ATGAACGGACGAACCGTCGCGGTGGTGGGGGCGGGGGTCGCGGGTCTCACCGCCGCCCACGTCCTGTCCCGCGCCCACAGCGTGGTGCTGTACGAGGCGGACGACCGGCTCGGCGGCCACGCGCACACCCACGAGCTGCCCACCGCCGAGGGCGGGACGCTCCATGTGGACACCGGCTTCATCGTCCACAACGAGCGGACCTACCCCCACCTCCTGCGCCTCTTCCGCGAACTCGGCGTCACCACGCAGGACTCCGAGATGAGCATGTCCGTCCGCTGCGACGGCTGCGGCCTCGAATACGCCGGCGCGCGCGGGGTCCGCGGACTTCTCGGCGGCGAAGGCGCCCGCCGCGGCCGCCATCTGAGGATGCTCGCCGACGTCCCCCGCTTCCACCGTGCCGCGCGCCGCCTCCTGTCGGGCGACGACACCACGAGCACACTCGGCGACTTCCTGCGGGCCCACCGCTTCTCCGCCCACTTCGCCGGCCACTTCGCGATCCCCCTCGTCTCCGCCGTCTGGTCGTGCGCCCCCGACACCGCGCTGCGCTACCCGGCCGCGTACCTGTTCCGGTTCCTCGACCACCACGGCCTCCTCGCCGTGACGGGATCCCCGCAGTGGAAGACCGTCACCGGAGGGTCGGCCGCCTACGTCGAACGGATCGCGAAGGGTCTCGTCTCCGTACGGACCGCGACCCCGGTGCGCGCCGTCGTGCGCGGCGCCGACCGCGCGACCGTCGTCACCGCGGACGGCGAGGCTGCCGAACACGCCGCCGTCGTGATCGCCGTCCACCCCGACCAGGCCCTGCGCCTCCTGGCCGACCCGACCGAACAGGAGCGGCGTGTCCTCGGCGCCTTCACCTACTCCCGCAACCCGACCGTCCTGCACCGCGACACCACCCTCCTGCCGCGCTCCCCGCACGCCAGGGCCTCCTGGAACTACTGGCTGCCCTCCTGCGCCGCCCGCCCGGAATCCGTCCAGGTCAGCTATGACATGAACCGGCTGCAGCGCCTCCCCGCCCATGAGCCCCACATCGTCACCCTCAACCCCGGCGACCGCGTCGACGAGTCCACCGTCCTGGCCCGCATGACGTACGAACACCCCGTCTACACCCCGGAGTCCGTGGCCGCCCAACGCCTCCTGCCCACCCTCCGTACCCCTGTCACCGCCTTCGCCGGCGCCTACCACGGATGGGGCTTCCACGAGGACGGCTGCCGGTCCGGTGTCGAGGCCGCCCGCCACCTGGGGGTGGAGTCGCCATGA
- a CDS encoding DUF1295 domain-containing protein: MSAVDAGTLGLVLGASAAIALTVMLVTFVIGTARGLHRIVDVAWGVAFTAVAVGAWFLAAGQGDDVRRTVVALATSVWGLRLAIHIARRGRGHGEDPRYARMLARARGNPTLYALWKVYLLQGALVWLVSLPVQVAVLIPAPLDATACLGLVVWAAGLAFEAVGDRQLALFKADPANRGRVMDRGLWSWTRHPNYFGDFLVWWGLYLMACATWPTAVLTLVSPLVMSALLIWGSGKRLLEAHMADRPGYAAYRARTSGFVPRPPRRPTEGKRAGGDGTRGRETSPPPV, from the coding sequence ATGAGCGCCGTCGACGCCGGGACCCTGGGCCTCGTCCTCGGCGCCTCGGCGGCCATCGCCCTGACGGTCATGCTGGTGACCTTCGTGATCGGCACCGCGAGGGGACTGCACCGGATCGTCGACGTCGCCTGGGGAGTCGCCTTCACGGCGGTCGCCGTCGGGGCGTGGTTCCTCGCGGCCGGTCAGGGCGACGACGTCCGCCGGACCGTCGTCGCGCTCGCCACCTCCGTCTGGGGACTGCGGCTCGCCATCCATATCGCCCGCCGGGGGCGCGGTCACGGGGAGGACCCCAGGTACGCCCGGATGCTCGCCCGGGCCCGTGGCAACCCCACCCTCTACGCGCTGTGGAAGGTGTACCTCCTCCAGGGCGCCCTGGTCTGGCTCGTGTCCCTGCCCGTCCAGGTGGCCGTCCTGATCCCCGCGCCCCTGGACGCGACCGCCTGCCTGGGCCTCGTGGTGTGGGCGGCCGGCCTCGCCTTCGAAGCGGTGGGGGACCGGCAGCTCGCCCTGTTCAAGGCCGATCCGGCGAACCGGGGCCGTGTCATGGACCGGGGTCTGTGGAGCTGGACCCGCCACCCGAACTACTTCGGCGACTTCCTCGTCTGGTGGGGCCTGTACCTGATGGCGTGCGCCACCTGGCCGACCGCCGTGCTCACCCTCGTCTCGCCCCTCGTCATGAGCGCCCTACTCATCTGGGGCAGCGGCAAACGGCTCCTGGAGGCCCACATGGCCGATCGCCCCGGGTACGCGGCCTACCGGGCGCGCACGAGCGGTTTCGTCCCCCGGCCTCCCCGCCGGCCGACGGAGGGGAAACGGGCCGGCGGCGACGGGACCCGGGGACGGGAGACGAGCCCTCCCCCCGTGTGA
- a CDS encoding cyclopropane-fatty-acyl-phospholipid synthase family protein: MTLSLPPAEPSAGRLPVDPDRWPDVAGPPRASAVRTAVARRLVERAFAGLPLRIRTGRGTPLGHQRTGDDRPLPTLTLLDPDAFHRRIGADGLIGFGESYMAGEWEADDLVDVLTVLARHVDDLVPAPLHRLRGAWVRSRPAADRNTPDGARENIHRHYDLSNELFALFLDPGLSYSSAIFDPLPARPVLLPDTDFTAAQHRKIDRLLDLAGTGPGTELLEIGTGWGELAIRAAARGARVRTVTLSEEQLALARRRVARAGVGDRVTVELLDYRDIRGRYEAVVSVEMIEAVGAEYWSDYFGALRRLLAPGGRVALQAITMPHERMLATARTHTWISKYVFPGGLIPSPEAIARESAAAGLRVTRDTSYGDHYAETLRQWRARFLREEAAVAALGFDPVFRRMWEFYLAYSEAGFRSQYLDVRQLRLTADEPGAAR, translated from the coding sequence GTGACCCTCTCGCTCCCTCCGGCCGAGCCGTCCGCCGGCCGGCTCCCGGTGGACCCGGACCGCTGGCCCGACGTCGCCGGGCCACCGCGCGCCTCCGCCGTGCGCACCGCCGTCGCCCGCCGTCTCGTGGAGCGCGCCTTCGCCGGGCTGCCGCTGCGGATACGGACCGGCCGGGGTACGCCCCTCGGGCACCAGCGGACGGGTGACGACCGCCCCCTGCCGACCCTCACGCTCCTCGATCCGGACGCGTTCCACCGACGGATCGGCGCCGACGGGCTGATCGGCTTCGGAGAGTCGTACATGGCCGGCGAATGGGAGGCCGACGACCTCGTCGACGTCCTCACCGTGCTCGCCCGCCACGTCGACGACCTCGTTCCCGCCCCGCTGCACCGGCTCCGCGGCGCCTGGGTCCGGAGCAGGCCCGCAGCCGACCGCAACACCCCCGACGGGGCACGTGAGAACATCCACCGCCACTACGACCTCTCCAACGAGCTCTTCGCCCTCTTCCTCGACCCCGGTCTCAGCTACTCCTCGGCGATCTTCGACCCCCTCCCGGCACGGCCGGTGCTCCTCCCCGACACGGACTTCACCGCCGCCCAGCACCGCAAGATCGACCGGCTCCTCGACCTGGCCGGGACAGGTCCCGGCACCGAACTCCTGGAGATCGGCACAGGCTGGGGCGAACTCGCGATCCGCGCCGCCGCCAGAGGCGCCCGCGTCCGCACCGTCACCCTCTCCGAGGAACAGCTCGCCCTCGCGCGCCGACGCGTCGCGCGCGCGGGCGTCGGCGACCGCGTCACCGTCGAACTGCTCGACTACCGTGACATCCGAGGCCGTTACGAAGCCGTCGTGAGCGTCGAGATGATCGAGGCCGTCGGCGCCGAGTACTGGTCCGACTACTTCGGCGCGCTCCGCCGTCTCCTCGCCCCGGGCGGTCGCGTCGCGCTCCAGGCCATCACCATGCCGCACGAACGGATGCTGGCCACCGCCCGTACCCACACCTGGATCAGCAAGTACGTCTTTCCCGGCGGCCTGATCCCCTCTCCCGAGGCCATCGCCCGCGAGAGCGCCGCGGCGGGCCTGCGCGTCACTCGGGACACGAGCTACGGCGACCACTACGCGGAGACCCTCCGCCAGTGGCGCGCCCGTTTCCTGCGGGAGGAGGCCGCCGTGGCGGCGCTCGGCTTCGACCCCGTCTTCCGGCGCATGTGGGAGTTCTACCTCGCCTACTCCGAGGCCGGATTCCGCTCTCAGTACCTCGACGTCCGCCAGCTCCGGCTCACCGCCGACGAACCGGGAGCCGCCCGATGA
- a CDS encoding DUF1365 domain-containing protein, which yields MTGTAPPSVPALYETEVAHTRVTPFHYALRHRTYMWLIDLDHPPVLPPPLRPLARFDPSDHFDGDAPTLRAGLDACLAAHGVADAGGRVLMLAHARVLGHVFNPLTLYWCHDRAGRPVRVVAEVHNTYGGRHTYLLHPDERGRAETAKEFYVSPFLDVEGTYRMRLPLPDDRLDLTVQLRRADGSRPLTATVRGTHRPARTSTLLAAALRHPWPTAAVSLGIRRHGIRLYLKGLRPRPRTAPQEGTP from the coding sequence ATGACCGGCACGGCCCCGCCGTCCGTCCCCGCCCTGTACGAGACCGAGGTCGCCCACACCCGCGTCACCCCCTTCCACTACGCGCTCCGCCACCGCACGTACATGTGGCTCATCGACCTCGACCACCCGCCCGTCCTGCCCCCGCCCCTGCGTCCCCTCGCCCGCTTCGACCCGTCCGACCACTTCGACGGCGACGCCCCCACCCTGCGGGCCGGCCTCGACGCCTGCCTCGCGGCCCACGGGGTGGCGGACGCGGGCGGACGCGTACTGATGCTCGCCCACGCCCGCGTCCTCGGGCACGTCTTCAACCCGCTCACCCTGTACTGGTGCCACGACCGCGCCGGCCGCCCCGTCCGCGTCGTCGCCGAGGTGCACAACACCTACGGCGGGCGCCACACCTACCTGCTGCACCCCGACGAACGGGGCCGCGCGGAGACGGCCAAGGAGTTCTACGTGTCGCCGTTCCTCGACGTCGAGGGCACCTACCGCATGCGGCTTCCGCTCCCCGACGACCGTCTCGACCTGACCGTCCAGCTCCGCCGCGCGGACGGCTCCCGCCCCCTGACGGCCACGGTCCGCGGCACCCACCGGCCCGCCCGCACGAGCACCCTGCTCGCCGCCGCGCTCCGCCACCCCTGGCCGACCGCCGCCGTCTCCCTCGGCATCAGACGCCACGGCATCCGCCTCTACCTCAAGGGGCTCCGCCCCCGTCCCCGTACCGCCCCGCAGGAAGGCACCCCGTGA
- a CDS encoding sigma-70 family RNA polymerase sigma factor — protein sequence MTAHRITSHLVEAAEPYSGHTPAEDGDDWIARGLVRGDEHCLAAAYHRWGRLVHTLAARALGDPREAEDITQQVFVAAWRGRSTFRPERGTLPAWLTGITRRKIADTLTARTRRTELAATLGAALEHEAGTEDQPERVLDRMVVTEELARLPRVQRDVLELAYFADLTQTQIADRTGMPLGTVKSHARRGLRRMRHSLAPVAPVA from the coding sequence ATGACCGCACACCGGATCACCAGCCACCTCGTCGAAGCGGCGGAGCCGTACTCCGGTCACACGCCGGCCGAGGACGGCGACGACTGGATCGCCCGGGGCCTGGTCCGCGGCGACGAGCACTGTCTGGCCGCGGCGTACCACCGCTGGGGCCGTCTGGTCCACACGCTGGCGGCCCGGGCGCTGGGGGACCCGCGCGAGGCGGAGGACATCACCCAGCAGGTGTTCGTCGCCGCGTGGCGCGGACGGTCCACCTTCCGCCCCGAGCGCGGCACCCTGCCCGCGTGGCTCACCGGCATCACCCGCCGGAAGATCGCCGACACGCTGACCGCGCGTACCCGCCGCACCGAGCTCGCGGCGACCCTCGGCGCCGCCCTGGAGCACGAGGCCGGGACCGAGGACCAGCCCGAGCGGGTCCTCGACCGGATGGTCGTCACCGAAGAACTGGCCAGGCTGCCCCGCGTCCAGCGCGACGTCCTGGAACTCGCCTACTTCGCCGACCTGACCCAGACACAGATCGCGGACCGCACCGGCATGCCGCTGGGCACGGTCAAGAGCCACGCCCGGCGCGGCCTCCGGCGCATGCGCCACAGCCTGGCGCCCGTCGCTCCCGTCGCCTGA